From the Anguilla rostrata isolate EN2019 chromosome 12, ASM1855537v3, whole genome shotgun sequence genome, the window AACGACGGGGGGGCCTGGAACCCGCGACCGCCCGGCCCACCGTGGGGGCTCCGCCCGCTGCTCTCCTCGGGCCTGCACACCGGCGTAAGTCTGCCGGCGGCCGCACCCGGAGCCACGCCCAGACCCCCGGCTGCCACGCCCAGACCCCCGGCTGTGTGGGGGGGCTGAAGGGCCGCGCCCTGCCGCGCGTCGGGGCTGTCCGAGCTCCTCTGGCCCCTGCCGCCCTCGCCGTTCCGGTggtccagcagcagctgcagcagcgtcACCTTGTGGTGCGGCCTGACCGGCGCGGCCGTCTCCGGCTCCTTCTTCACCGccaccgcggcggcggcgggggcgggaggggcgggggcggggggttctCTGGCCTCCAGCGGTTGATCAGGGACTCCGTCAGCCTgtccagggaggaggaggacgaggaggagaaggacgaggaggcgaaggaggaggaggaggaggaggagccgggcGGGGCCCCCGGGGCCCGGCTCCGGACGGACAGGTCGATGGGGGAGCCGCTGGAGCGGGAGCTCTCCGTGTCGCTGCCGTCCCGCGGCGGGAGGAGGCCGTTCTCGGGGCTGGAGTACTCGCCGTCCGACGGGAGGGGCGAgccgcgggcggggcgggcggcgcGGTCCTCGCGGTAGTCCCGCGGGCGGGCGTGGCCGTGGGCGTGGCCGTTGGCGTGCTTCTGCGCGTGGTGGTTGTTGAGCAGGTGCAGGAGCAGGCTGCTGCAGTTCTGGGACGGCCGGGCCGAGCTCCGGTCGAAGCCCCGCCTCTCCTTGGGGGGCTGCGGCGTTCTCCGGGGCgacgaggctccgcccccgggcGACGGCGACAGCGCCGCCCCGTTTCGGGCGTTCGGGGAGGCCAGCGCGTCGGGGGAGGGCCGGGTTGCCGGGTTGCCGGAGTCCAGCTGCGACTGCTGCGTCGCCATGGCGGCCAGCCTCTCGCTGGCCGAGCGGCCGGAGAGCTGGGCCTTGAGGGCCTGCTCGCGCGAGTACTGCTGCAGGTGCGCCTCGCTGCTAAGCAACAGCGCCAGCTGGCTGCAGGCCACGCTGGGCCtcggggagggcgagggggcggggctcgccCGGGTGTTCACCAGGCTGGCCACGGCCTTCAGGCGCGCCGCGCAGGACAGCGAGTCCGAGGCGGAcgcggacgccgccgccgccgccgtgccgACGCCGGCCCCCTTGCCGCCGCCCGTCGGGGGCTGAGGGGACGGGGCGAGCCTCCCCGGGGCGGGCCGCCGGCGGTAAGGCACGCCGCCGTGGCTCTGCGTCTTGCTCTTCTTCAGGAAGCCCTTCAGGCGGCTGGAGGCGGCGCCcaggcaggggcggggctcggcggcggcggcggcggcggcacggTCGCGCTCCCCGCCCTGGCCCAGGGGGGCGGGCTCGGGCTGTTTGAGGTTCTGCATGATCTGCTGGGACAGGGCCACGGTCTGCAGCCGCGAGCTGAAGGACTGCAGCAGGGAGGCCAGCAGGGTGCTCTCCCCGCCCTTGCACTTCGGGGAGCCCTCCagagcccccccgcccccgcccccgccgccccggaGCGgctccccccggccccgcccgttCAGCGCCGGcgccggctccgcccccagggCCCGCAGCCGGCCCGCCTCCGGCCCGCCGGCCCAGCCCTCCTCCGAGCGGAGCAGCCGGGCCTTCCGGAGGTGTTGCGAGGCGGCGGCGCCCCCTGCCGGAGGCCTCCGGTCCTGCTCGGGGCCGGCGGCGGGGGCGCGCCCGTCGGGGGCGTGGCGGGACGGGGGTGGCCGCGGCTCGGGGCCGCCGTCGCGGCCGCCGGCCTCCGCGCGCCTCGCGCCCgtggccccggggccccccgCCACCTGATGCATGAGTAAGCCTTCCAGATAAGTTAGCACGGCGGAGTCCTGGTGAGTCTCAGAGCCAGGCTCCTCCCCATGAGTCATGTTCAGCGTCAGGGCCTCGCACCTCGGACCGGCTCAACCACCGCtcactgagaaacaaaaaaaaaggacggAGATATCGGAGTTTTGTTGCGGAATGCAGTGAAAATTCAGGCTGAGGGTttagaggggggaaggggatggTGTTTTTTGACGTCGCGGAAgcgacgggggggcgggggggggctgaggagtTTCGGGGGGCGGGTCAGGCCCCGCGGAGGGCCTCCCGGCGGCTGCTCATCGCTCCAGCAGGACGGACCGAAGGCGCGTTTCGGGCGCGGCGTCCTTCGAGCGGGGCTACTCCTGCAGGACGGGCGGGGGTGCCGGGGGACTCGTCCTGGACCTCGGCGAGCGTCCCATGACGGTGGATTTTTGAGAGATCTTCTGGGTGGCCTCTCAGGTGGCGGGTGGGACTTTTGGGTGGGTGTCTCTTCCTTTTCAGGCTCTCCAGATTTCAGACTCCCACAGAGACCctgcaaaacaacacaaacaacatgACGTGAGAactacagattttttaaaatatgccccccacccaaaccccagaAGCCAAAACATGACATTCATTCAGGTGCCCCTCTCCTAATACCACCCCCGCCTGTACCCACCACTCCAAAATCAGTAGCTCATACAACCCCGCTCCATTTCAACAGTTCCACATTCCCCATGTCAACTAACCCCCCCACAACTCCTCCCACATCTACCCCCTCCCTAATCTTTGCTCTAGACACCAGAAAAAGCACTGTCATTATGACAAACGCAATTAACGAAAGTGGCAttaaggaacattttttttcccaattaaaaaaaaatgaaagtccAGGGCTAAAATTTGGCCTAGTTTTTTGTCGAGTCGTTTCACAACAACTGGAGAAGATGGTTCAGTCCTCCTGGTGCTTCTGAAGCAAGAGTATCAAAAATAACTTCAAACAATACTCTAAAACAAACTATTTTAAGGCTTTATTTGATTGAATCATTAGCACGGGGATAAGCCACTGTCTGGCAGGAGGGGATTCGCTGGG encodes:
- the nrip1a gene encoding LOW QUALITY PROTEIN: nuclear receptor-interacting protein 1 (The sequence of the model RefSeq protein was modified relative to this genomic sequence to represent the inferred CDS: deleted 2 bases in 1 codon), whose product is MTHGEEPGSETHQDSAVLTYLEGLLMHQVAGGPGATGARRAEAGGRDGGPEPRPPPSRHAPDGRAPAAGPEQDRRPPAGGAAASQHLRKARLLRSEEGWAGGPEAGRLRALGAEPAPALNGRGRGEPLRGGGGGGGGALEGSPKCKGGESTLLASLLQSFSSRLQTVALSQQIMQNLKQPEPAPLGQGGERDRAAAAAAAEPRPCLGAASSRLKGFLKKSKTQSHGGVPYRRRPAPGRLAPSPQPPTGGGKGAGVGTAAAAASASASDSLSCAARLKAVASLVNTRASPAPSPSPRPSVACSQLALLLSSEAHLQQYSREQALKAQLSGRSASERLAAMATQQSQLDSGNPATRPSPDALASPNARNGAALSPSPGGGASSPRRTPQPPKERRGFDRSSARPSQNCSSLLLHLLNNHHAQKHANGHAHGHARPRDYREDRAARPARGSPLPSDGEYSSPENGLLPPRDGSDTESSRSSGSPIDLSVRSRAPGAPPGSSSSSSSFASSSFSSSSSSSLDRLTESLINRWRPENPPPPPPAPAAAAVAVKKEPETAAPVRPHHKVTLLQLLLDHRNGEGGRGQRSSDSPDARQGAALQPPHTAGGLGVAAGGLGVAPGAAAGRLTPVCRPEESSGRSPHGGPGGRGFQAPPSFARGVDSNGGASRYSPCPAPPAQSAPLNLCKSEAPSNPDGDAREPAFTASKLLQNLAQCGLQTPPKTPLPPPRLRADPPVTLLERLNTPILRNGTPLSGMPLAPVVSNGSHVSDAPRTSPANPPSEIQSLLERRTVLQLLLGATGGKERPPAGGGRRKRAACGGAPDQSNRRDSPPPDVRIKTEPEEDDRAAPEGEDGAKPPPPSWGGGAGETLRPLSAAARPADVKPEPGSPGAVPRDGLLSQLLRQRCRSLPVSAPTGAVMSVAAAVKEEPGEPLAPPTEPQAPPAESQAPPTEPQAPPIPKKRRVCIEGFPQERPVSAASGVGGARRSVSGSPERLATQNGGSLMEPDSPSRGPAGNSPPADARGGFNVLKQLLLSDNCLKDLSQLQPRRGSPSPSAPRPSDLHKLAASPWDHAPQGSGVADRARSASPPPWGVRDSPKANLVPVKREAEAEGTARWAAGVEERPDSPRLTQANPILYYMLQKSNSHLGRGGRGARGPLCSAGGAQGQPRVKEEEPAPLAEDDDHKLNAKRHPHQPEGPPEGAVERLNGSLEKC